The following DNA comes from Kluyveromyces lactis strain NRRL Y-1140 chromosome E complete sequence.
TGTTTAGGTCTACAAATTGCTACCATTGAATTTGTAAGAAACGTCTTGGGTAACAAAAACGGTACATCTGCTGAATTCTTCCCTGAATCTaacgaagaagatcatGTCGTTGTATACATGCCTGAAATAGACAAGGAAAACATGGGTGGTACTATGAGACTTGGATTAAGACCAACTATCTTTGAGCACGACACAGAATGGAGCAAGATTAGAAAGCTATACGGTGGCGGATCACAGGTCGAGGAGAGACACCGTCATCGTTACGAAATCAACCCTAAACTAATCGAATCTTTAGAAAACCATGGATTGAAATTTGTCGGTAGAGACGAAACGGGTCAAAGATGCGAAATTTTAGAACTTGAAAACCATCCATATTTCGTTGCTACTCAATACCATCCAGAATACATGTCCAAGGTTTTGGACCCATCTACGCCATTCTTGGGTTTAGTTGCCGCTGCTTCTGATATGTTAAACGAGGTCATTGAAGCCAGAACCTCTGAAACAGGTAAGGCTGATTTCTAATATAATTACTGTTTCATCTTTTAATTACTAGCTAGTCAACTAAACAGTTTCTACCTCATGTTATAAACCAAATGCTAAGCAATGTTTTATCACAGAAAATAACGACATTCTTCAGATGAAGCTCCACTAATAGTAAGCAAAGTGCTAGTGATGAAGTTTATAAATTTAACCCtaataaaaatacaaacCTAATACTTGTTGGTACATTTGAAGGACGTCGTCATAGAAAAAACACATGAAAAATGCGGTAAATCAGACAGACCGGTAAGCTAACATAGTTGTTATGGAGGACTCGATTTGAAATGATATTACCAGCGTTATCTCATTTGTTTGGTACTTGACGGTATGTATATACTATATACCATGAAACTTACAAATGGAAACGAATATAACGAtggaaagaatataataaaCTGAAAACATAAAAAAGATAAACTCTTTAGCGttgaatttgatttttttAAGGCGTATGTTTTTTAGGAGAGCCTATGAGATGGCTTTTGTGAAAGGTTTCATAACATGTCTGATCGAATCTTTATGATGAAGTCAGCCAAGAAACTCCGAGCCATAACGCAACCCCACGAGATCAGGGTTTACTACAATGAAAAAAGGGTAAAATTAGGGAGTTCATTTAAGCGTTAGAGATACCAATAACACCACAGGCGTGTCTGGCACCGGCGTTACCGgtcttcaaagattcagCATCGCCACCCTTACCTAAATCATCTTGACCAGCGTGAACAACAACGGTTCTGCCGACGATAGATAGAGGACCCAGTAACTTAATGTGCTTGTCAGTCAAACTACCCTTAGAAATACCTTGAGCATCAGTTGGAATGTTACCCAAGTCACCGACGtgtctttcttcatcttctggaGCACCGTGGTTCTTGTTGAATGGGTTGAAATGTGGACCAGCAGAGGTGCAACCATTGGTGTTGTCACCAAAAGTATGGATATGGAAACCTCTCAAAGCATTGGCGTCATTACCAGTGATTTCCCAAGAAATCTTGGTTTGTTGATCTTCTGATTCTTGTTCGAATCTAACAATACCTGAAACAGAGGAATCACCCTTCAAAACTGCAACTGCATTAACCATTTTGTACTGTGTAATTTGATTATAACTGTGTGCTTTCTTCGATAAATTAGCTCACTAAAACAATTAACGGATCAATTGAAAGGGGGCTAGTACTCGAATGGTTACAGAAGAACTCACGAGctaaataaataaaatgGCAGTTATTATATAAACTCTCAAAAAGAGTGAGAGCAATTTTTCAACCTTTAAATACACATACCTGAAATGTGtgaacttttctttcccaCAAATTCCAAAGGAGAAATTCTAAAGGAGTAAGGAGAAAAAGACCGAAGAGACAGACAGACAGAGACCGTAGGCAGGTTTAGAATGAGCATGAATTAGACAGTTCTTTTGCAAGGCGACTGCGGTTGCAAGCGCAATTTGTAATCCATGTGCTATGTGGGCCAATGCGTGTATTGGCAGATAGGAGATCGCATTAACTTATCTTAACATAAGGTCTCATCACTCCTTGTCTCGCCCTTCTTTCCGCACACTGCGTctgacttttttttttcaatattgttTATTAAGAATTTATAACGTTCTGGCTACTGGCTTTGGCTGCTATTCTCTTTGAATAGAGAAATAGGGGAAAAGCATGAGTGCGAATCGTAGCTGGATTGTAGTTAGCTTTCACGTGAAGTAACCGAGGCATCGTTTGGGtgggaaagaagaatttgtgCTAGGCTTCGGCTCCTAACGAGTGAATAAGGGAAAAATTGTGAGAAAACTATGAATATTACAGCAGTGGTATCTTGATTATGTAAAATTGCCAGGTAGCGGTTCAGACGATGAAGCCGGGATGGCAGTGTCGCCCTTGACTTATGTAAGTGTGTTTAGAAGCTGATGGAAGAGACTTCGGCTCTACTAACAACCCTGTATATTGCTTAGCTTATTGGAATCGTTTGGAGATATTATGTTAGAAGGTAGGGTAATGTCACttgcttcttctgtttAAGTCACGTGGTTTTCCCCTTTTTCCATCTGGAATGGCGGGTAACGACCATATGGAGACGATTGTACTGGAAACGATAAGGCCAGTAAAGATCCACATGATGATGGAGCTGGGTTTACGCGTTATGCGATGAAAAAAATCGATGACTGG
Coding sequences within:
- the SOD1 gene encoding superoxide dismutase SOD1 (highly similar to uniprot|P00445 Saccharomyces cerevisiae YJR104C SOD1 Cu Zn superoxide dismutase some mutations are analogous to those that cause ALS (amyotrophic lateral sclerosis) in humans), which gives rise to MVNAVAVLKGDSSVSGIVRFEQESEDQQTKISWEITGNDANALRGFHIHTFGDNTNGCTSAGPHFNPFNKNHGAPEDEERHVGDLGNIPTDAQGISKGSLTDKHIKLLGPLSIVGRTVVVHAGQDDLGKGGDAESLKTGNAGARHACGVIGISNA